In Drosophila pseudoobscura strain MV-25-SWS-2005 chromosome 4, UCI_Dpse_MV25, whole genome shotgun sequence, the following proteins share a genomic window:
- the Tektin-A gene encoding tektin-1 produces MSCEEKKTPHQGDGDCQAKVKDLNPPATCPAPLICPLPPDPPSFRLKKAPNPAMVALAPYPEEAAQQNIHLTVVGPAQEHQKLQADLQAGVDHQQKQLADMRADQYNQSQKPIFTEEVQFARAMDPNRDNLQNPPCYLPQAGDDLPHKDQLMPMGPIGPWASGKVDWSPMAGLTGTRPVVDRYSITRFSPNEWRTRNHQTIQLINGVLDKADKNRFSAATEFQRLSALVTKTQAETTDKLKLRSQLIGKWKNTLENAIKAMADEISTMEVERIKLRKSLVILGVPESIAKECIEKRASRPDTELVRDQTEEELVNELALIAEIRRLLKKTLEDFEAQQVENRTARQRLEYDWSDKKEAYEIDTLNQGLNNNSRTIMFRPGAVRQPPEQASEKYWEHFSMETLEDCEKCRQKSVALRATLNSILMNAARDIRTQADIVEKALTARINCTQEAVQRFENDLRNILQTLADTETRILTIRRRVRSFDSAMKVAQTRMDNRSYRPNVENCRDVAQQDLIDEVHTIQSSVSAMLHELDEAERVKSDLVSARAVLEREIMLKRRTLFTDRERCMLLRSHYPSANALSGSATF; encoded by the exons ATGAGTTGTGAGGAAAAGAAGACGCCGCACCAGGGAGACGGGGATTGCCAAGCCAAGGTCAAGGACCTAAATCCTCCGGCAACATGTCCGGCTCCATTGATCTGTCCACTGCCGCCGGATCCTCCCTCATTTCGACTGAAGAAGGCTCCGAACCCGGCTATGGTGGCTTTAGCACCGTACCCTGAAGAGGCTGCCCAGCAGAACATCCATCTGACAGTGGTGGGTCCGGCCCAGGAGCACCAGAAGCTTCAGGCGGATCTCCAAGCCGGAGTAGAtcaccagcagaagcagctggCCGACATGCGAGCAGATCAGTACAATCAATCGCAGAAACCCATCTTTACGGAAGAAGTTCAGTTTGCC CGTGCTATGGACCCGAATAGGGACAACCTTCAGAATCCGCCATGCTATTTGCCGCAGGCGGGCGACGATCTGCCACACAAGGATCAGCTGATGCCAATGGGTCCGATCGGGCCCTGGGCTTCTGGCAAGGTCGATTGGAGTCCTATGGCAGGCCTGACGGGAACACGTCCAGTAGTGGATCGTTACTCGATCACTCGCTTCAGTCCTAACGAGTGGAGAACAAGGAACCATCAAACGATTCAATTGATCAACGGAGTGCTGGACAAGGCGGATAA AAATCGCTTTAGTGCCGCTACAGAGTTCCAGCGACTGTCGGCCTTGGTCACGAAAACCCAGGCGGAAACTACCGACAAGCTGAAGCTGCGATCCCAGTTGATTGGTAAATGGAAGAACACTCTGGAGAATGCCATTAAAGCGATGGCCGACGAAATATCCACAATGGAAGTGGAACGCATAAAGCTGCGCAAGTCCCTCGTGATACTCGGCGTTCCGGAGTCAATTGCCAAGGAGTGCATTGAGAAACGAGCCTCTCGTCCCGACACGGAACTGGTGAGGGATCAGACCGAGGAAGAGCTTGTCAACGAACTGGCTCTGATTGCCGAAATACGGCGCCTGCTGAAGAAGACCCTCGAGGACTTTGAGGCTCAGCAGGTTGAGAATCGCACGGCCAGGCAGCGGTTGGAGTACGACTGGAGTGATAAGAAGGAGGCTTACGAAATCGATACCCTCAACCAGGGCCTCAACAACAACTCGCGAACGATTATGTTTCGGCCCGGAGCTGTGCGTCAGCCCCCAGAGCAGGCATCAGAGAAGTACTGGGAGCATTTCAGCATGGAGACACTCGAGGACTGTGAGAAGTGCCGCCAGAAGTCGGTGGCCCTGCGCGCAACCCTCAACTCGATCCTGATGAACGCCGCCCGGGACATTCGCACCCAGGCCGATATAGTAGAGAAGGCTCTTACGGCGCGCATCAATTGCACCCAGGAGGCAGTGCAGCGTTTCGAGAACGATCTTCGCAACATCCTGCAGACCCTCGCCGACACCGAGACCCGCATCCTCACCATTCGCCGTCGCGTTCGCAGCTTCGATTCCGCCATGAAGGTGGCCCAGACGCGAATGGACAACCGCAGCTATCGCCCCAATGTCGAGAACTGTCGAGACGTGGCCCAACAGGACCTCATCGACGAGGTGCACACCATTCAGAGCAGCGTCTCCGCGATGCTCCACGAACTGGACGAGGCCGAGCGGGTCAAGAGTGATCTGGTGTCAGCACGCGCCGTCCTCGAGCGGGAGATAATGCTCAAGCGCCGCACCCTGTTTACGGATCGGGAGCGCTGTATGCTGCTTCGCTCACACTACCCATCGGCGAATGCCCTGAGCGGCTCGGCAACGTTCTAG
- the LOC4816683 gene encoding uncharacterized protein, with amino-acid sequence MASEEDTTKLMLDPPLFVPCDLDTFRDPNKKRVFSEACEETDKLSAQDEISVSSIISALLRPIEPSDDQYRVCDWGINPKQFLPVKQAVIFKEQLYISKLRNTNCKLNENLKIFFERELKQIGRFCLNVEEAYDGYVVFSSSKMKKGKGIVECGHQLKGKYDEKFLLICEKRMEFDRVDHAKIEKTLELRNHADLLLTAIRATKINEETQKFKARIDIKDRDHVFVLDGGIMLLMRHLVCNNFVGDFEYYTMNLYGRVLRCNLVVHKERKVVRIFYRTYKNTVHIVTQQCFNDELQDVAETFMTPEGRIALHYWRGYNYLLHAACIPPKRKEMILPKLELMWRQNTQLARKFRELKALNYENAINYLEGHSELADFMQDYVLNLLRYKPSNVLEFSIMFFQNMAANS; translated from the exons ATGG CTTCAGAAGAAGATACAACTAAACTGATGTTGGACCCACCGCTCTTTGTGCCGTGCGACTTGGATACATTTCGAGACCCGAATAAGAAGCGCGTTTTTAGCGAGGCCTGCGAGGAGACGGATAAGCTTAGTGCCCAGGATGAGATCAGTGTATCGAGTATTATATCGGCTCTGCTGCGGCCCATCGAGCCCTCCGATGACCAGTATCGGGTGTGCGACTGGGGCATCAATCCCAAGCAGTTTCTGCCCGTGAAGCAAGCCGTCATTTTTAAAGAGCAGCTGTATATCTCCAAGCTGAGGAACACCAACTGCAAGCTCAACGAGAATCTAAAGATTTTCTTCGAGCGCGAACTGAAACAGATTGGGAGATTCTGCCTGAACGTGGAGGAGGCCTACGATGGCTACGTGgtcttcagcagcagcaagatgAAGAAGGGCAAGGGCATCGTCGAGTGTGGCCATCAGCTGAAGGGGAAGTACGACGAAAAGTTTCTGCTGATCTGCGAGAAGCGCATGGAGTTCGACCGCGTCGATCATGCCAAGATTGAGAAGACCCTGGAGCTAAGAAACCATGCGGATCTTCTTCTCACAGCGATTCGGGCGACGAAGATCAACGAGGAAACCCAGAAGTTCAAGGCCCGCATCGACATCAAGGATCGTGATCATGTGTTTGTGCTCGACGGAGGCATCATGCTCCTCATGCGGCACTTGGTGTGCAACAATTTTGTGGGCGACTTTGAGTACTACACCATGAACCTCTACGGCCGAGTGCTGCGCTGCAATCTGGTGGTGCACAAAGAGCGCAAGGTGGTACGCATCTTCTACCGCACCTACAAGAACACCGTGCATATTGTGACCCAGCAGTGCTTCAACGATGAACTGCAGGATGTGGCCGAGACGTTCATGACCCCCGAAGGCCGCATTGCCCTGCACTACTGGCGCGGCTACAACTATTTGCTGCACGCCGCTTGCATCCCGCCGAAGCGCAAGGAGATGATTCTGCCCAAACTAGAGCTGATGTGGCGTCAGAACACCCAGCTGGCCAGGAAATTCAGAGAACTGAAGGCCCTAAACTATgaaaatgccataaattaCCTGGAAGGTCACTCCGAGCTGGCCGACTTCATGCAGGACTATGTGCTGAATCTCTTACGCTATAAGCCCAGCAACGTCCTTGAGTTTTCCATCATGTTCTTCCAAAACATGGCCGCTAATTCCTAG